A genome region from Nicotiana tabacum cultivar K326 chromosome 13, ASM71507v2, whole genome shotgun sequence includes the following:
- the LOC142168253 gene encoding uncharacterized protein LOC142168253, which produces MSLDYIPPELIDGSLLVKLDKEETNREADKWKAALLVYVIGETPGYNYMRRYMAQNWNMVAEPEVYYHEKGYYIVKFQSMADLNEVQYADPYSINNKPMILKQWCPEFDFNVEFLTELPLWVKFPSLPMNCSSLNSLSRIASAIEVPKYADECTTKQTRIPFARMLIEVNVTKPLPDEVTRKQGPKKVVQTWVPKEAKRDTAEANGEKKGNQYEAGNQKAQHPIEKVDTEELSPHSKEKHLLKGKAAKEINGRPVNQLIEAAILVRNEFEILQCEDDVMTKLLPTDIVLKKAAQIIHCSVVSRNQQIECEMTIVYGYNKVEQRRDLWQQLNSLSQTITKPWIIWGNFNSLLSPQDRLKGATVTSYEIKDCTECIQQLMLNELIWKGDYYTWTNKQQGGDIIWSRIDRAFGNAEWMVKYGHLLNEYKLPHISDHCPMMITTNVREPRIITTFKFFNVWATHENFLHLMENNWK; this is translated from the exons ATGTCACTTGATTACATACCACCAGAATTGATTGATGGAAGTCTACTAGTCAAGCTCGATAAGGAAGAAACAAACAGGGAAGCTGATAAGTGGAAGGCTGCTTTACTAGTTTATGTGATAGGCGAAACACCAGGATATAACTATATGAGACGATATATGGCTCAAAATTGGAATATGGTAGCTGAACCTGAAGTGTATTATCATGAAAAAGggtattatattgttaaattccAGTCGATGGCTGATTTGAATGAAGTACAGTATGCAGACCCATATAGCATAAACAACAAACCTATGATCTTGAAGCAATGGTGCCCGGAGTTTGATTTTAATGTTGAGTTCCTTACAGAGCTGCCTTTATGGGTTAAATTTCCTAGCCTACCTATGAATTGCTCTAGCCTAAATTCATTGAGCAGGATAGCTAGTGCAATTGAAGTGCCAAAGTATGCAGATGAATGCACAACAAAGCAAACCAGAATACCATTTGCCAGGATGCTTATAGAAGTCAATGTCACCAAGCCATTACCAGATGAAGTAACT AGGAAGCAAGGTCCTAAGAAAGTGGTGCAAACCTGGGTGCCAAAGGAAGCTAAAAGAGATACAGCTGAAGCTAATGGTGAGAAGAAGGGAAATCAATATGAAGCAGGCAATCAAAAAGCTCAGCATCCAATAGAGAAAGTGGATACAGAGGAATTGAGCCCACACTCTAAAGAGAAGCATTTATTAAAAGGGAAGGCAGCAAAAGAAATTAATGGTCGACCTGTGAATCAACTGATTGAAGCAGCCATTCTAGTGAGAAATGAATTTGAGATCCTGCAGTGTGAAGATGATGTGATGACAAAACTCCTACCTACTGATatag TTCTGAAGAAGGCAGCACAGATTATTCACTGTTCAGTGGTGAGTAGGAATCAACAAATTGAGTGTGAAATGACAATAGTGTATGGATACAATAAAGTGGAGCAGAGGAGAGATTTATGGCAGCAATTGAACAGCTTATCTCAAACAATAACTAAACCATGGATCATTTGGGGGAATTTCAACTCTTTGTTAAGTCCACAAGATAGATTGAAAGGAGCAACAGTCACAAGCTATGAGATAAAGGATTGCACAGAATGTATTCAACAATTGATGTTGAATGAATTGATATGGAAAGGAGATTATTATACTTGGACAAATAAGCAACAAGGGGGTGACATAATATGGAGCAGAATAGACAGAGCTTTTGGAAATGCTGAATGGATGGTAAAATATGGCCACTTGCTTAATGAGTATAAACTACCACATATATCAGATCACTGTCCTATGATGATAACTACTAATGTGAGGGAGCCAAGGATCATAACAACATTCAAGTTTTTCAATGTATGGGCAACTCATGAGAATTTTCTCCACCTAATGGAGAATAACTGGAAATAG